One window from the genome of bacterium encodes:
- a CDS encoding OsmC family protein: protein MAEQFEEVSAVLTNDKVQFIGSSKANPGRPIEFDYYPPIGDGDGYNGLELVLMSLAGCSGTSMAFILRRMGKNVGDLKVNARGRRTQEPPVRLDQISLEFVLTSHDATDEDITKALQLTEEMYCPVWQMIKGNTVIETSYSLVTELV, encoded by the coding sequence ATGGCCGAACAGTTTGAAGAAGTATCCGCCGTTCTGACAAATGACAAAGTACAGTTCATCGGCTCATCGAAAGCAAATCCCGGACGTCCGATCGAATTCGATTATTATCCGCCGATCGGGGATGGAGATGGGTATAATGGACTCGAACTCGTGCTCATGAGCCTCGCGGGCTGCAGTGGCACATCCATGGCCTTCATCCTGCGCCGCATGGGAAAGAATGTCGGAGATTTAAAGGTGAATGCTCGTGGCAGGCGCACGCAGGAGCCCCCGGTCAGGCTCGATCAGATCAGTCTCGAATTTGTCCTGACATCGCATGACGCGACGGACGAGGATATTACCAAAGCGCTTCAACTGACCGAGGAAATGTACTGTCCCGTCTGGCAGATGATAAAGGGGAACACGGTTATTGAGACATCATATTCCCTCGTCACGGAGTTGGTCTAA
- a CDS encoding DNA-3-methyladenine glycosylase I: MIHRCEWCGTDPLYVAYHDEEWGVPVHDDRVLFELLTLEGAQAGLSWSTILKKRENYRKAFDNFSVECIAGYTDVDKERLLADAGIVRNRMKIDSTIRNARAVLRIQEEYASLDSYLWSFVDGTPIQNAWASISDLPASTILSDQMSKALKKHGFNFVGSTICYAFMQAVGMVNDHTTECFRYREVQKLG, from the coding sequence ATGATACATCGCTGCGAATGGTGCGGAACCGACCCCCTGTACGTCGCCTATCACGACGAAGAATGGGGCGTCCCCGTTCACGACGATCGCGTGCTATTTGAATTGCTCACTCTCGAAGGGGCGCAGGCCGGACTCAGCTGGAGTACCATCCTCAAGAAACGCGAGAACTATCGCAAAGCGTTTGACAATTTCTCCGTCGAATGCATCGCCGGGTACACGGATGTGGATAAGGAGCGGCTGCTCGCAGATGCTGGTATCGTTCGCAACCGCATGAAGATTGACTCTACGATACGGAATGCCCGTGCAGTGCTCCGGATCCAGGAAGAATACGCTTCGCTGGACAGCTATCTCTGGAGCTTCGTTGATGGTACTCCCATTCAAAACGCCTGGGCGTCCATATCCGACCTGCCCGCGAGTACGATATTGTCCGACCAGATGAGCAAGGCCCTCAAGAAACACGGCTTCAATTTTGTCGGATCGACCATCTGCTATGCCTTTATGCAGGCCGTCGGCATGGTGAACGATCACACCACCGAATGCTTCCGCTACCGGGAAGTGCAAAAACTCGGCTAG
- a CDS encoding DUF937 domain-containing protein, whose product MGILDNLAGAVGGGGQEGLMDAIGGLVGGGGLSGLVDNFSNAGLGDTISSWIGSGNNLPISADQIQSVLGSEQLQGIAAKLGISAGDASSGIASLLPKAIDALTPDGKVPDGGVATDGLGGLLKGLGL is encoded by the coding sequence ATGGGTATTCTGGATAATCTTGCAGGCGCAGTCGGCGGCGGCGGACAGGAAGGTCTCATGGACGCCATCGGCGGACTCGTGGGTGGCGGCGGCCTCAGTGGACTGGTCGATAATTTTTCGAACGCCGGACTCGGCGACACGATTTCGTCGTGGATCGGCTCGGGAAACAATCTGCCGATCTCGGCAGATCAGATTCAATCGGTCCTCGGCAGTGAGCAGCTGCAGGGCATTGCCGCCAAACTTGGTATTTCTGCGGGTGACGCGTCCAGCGGAATCGCATCCCTGCTGCCGAAGGCCATCGACGCGTTGACACCTGACGGCAAGGTGCCGGACGGCGGTGTAGCCACGGACGGGCTCGGCGGCCTGCTCAAGGGTCTCGGGCTCTGA
- a CDS encoding DUF4332 domain-containing protein, with protein MANYNIEDVEGIGPVFGEKLRAAGVKDTDALLGNACTPQQRKELAEKTGLPEAKILKFANMVDLYRVSGIGSEYSELLEASGVDTVPELAQRNPVNLAQKMAEVNAEKNLTRRVPNESEVGKWVDHAKTLPRKLEY; from the coding sequence ATGGCCAATTACAACATTGAGGACGTCGAAGGTATCGGACCGGTGTTCGGTGAGAAATTGCGTGCTGCCGGCGTGAAGGATACCGATGCCCTACTGGGTAACGCGTGCACGCCGCAGCAGCGGAAGGAGCTCGCGGAGAAAACAGGGCTTCCTGAAGCGAAGATCCTGAAGTTCGCCAACATGGTTGATCTCTACCGTGTTTCGGGGATCGGTTCCGAGTATTCCGAACTTCTCGAAGCCTCAGGCGTGGATACAGTGCCCGAGCTCGCACAGCGCAATCCGGTAAATCTTGCCCAGAAAATGGCCGAGGTGAATGCGGAGAAAAACCTGACCCGCCGCGTACCCAACGAATCGGAGGTCGGTAAGTGGGTTGACCATGCCAAAACCCTCCCGCGCAAGCTCGAGTACTGA
- the aqpZ gene encoding aquaporin Z, with protein MKKYGAEFIGTFWLVLGGCGSAVLAAAYPELGIGFAGVALAFGLTLLTMAFAIGHISGCHLNPAVSVGLWAGGRFPAKELLPYIVAQVLGGIVAGGVLFLIASGKAGFDVSAGFASNGFGEHSPGGYSMQSALITEIVMTAMFVLVILGATDKRAPQQLAPIAIGLCLTLIHLVSIPVTNTSVNPARSTGVALFAGGWAITQLWLFWIAPIVGGALGAMMYRFIGNEKS; from the coding sequence ATGAAGAAGTATGGAGCAGAGTTTATCGGAACGTTCTGGCTCGTGCTCGGCGGTTGCGGAAGCGCCGTTCTTGCCGCGGCTTACCCTGAACTTGGTATCGGTTTTGCGGGTGTTGCTCTCGCATTTGGACTGACACTTCTCACAATGGCATTCGCGATCGGACACATATCCGGCTGCCACCTCAATCCCGCAGTTTCTGTCGGGTTGTGGGCGGGAGGGCGTTTCCCGGCGAAGGAGCTTCTCCCCTATATCGTGGCGCAAGTGCTCGGCGGCATCGTCGCCGGCGGCGTTCTCTTCCTCATTGCGAGTGGGAAAGCAGGCTTCGACGTTTCCGCGGGATTTGCCTCCAATGGATTCGGTGAACACTCACCGGGTGGATACAGCATGCAGTCCGCTCTCATCACGGAGATTGTCATGACCGCGATGTTCGTCCTTGTTATCCTCGGCGCCACGGACAAACGCGCGCCGCAGCAACTCGCTCCCATCGCCATCGGTTTATGCCTGACACTCATTCACCTGGTCAGTATCCCGGTGACGAACACATCTGTCAATCCAGCACGCAGCACCGGGGTCGCCCTGTTCGCTGGTGGCTGGGCAATCACCCAGCTCTGGCTGTTCTGGATTGCACCGATCGTCGGCGGTGCACTTGGAGCCATGATGTACCGTTTCATCGGAAATGAGAAATCGTGA